GGCGGGACAGTCAGGATAACTGCTGAAAATATGCTCCTGGAAACAGATGGTGATAATAATTTGCCCTTAAAGCGGGGCAGATATGTGAGGGTGTCTATTCAAGACCAGGGGGTCGGGATACCGGGAGAATATCTTCATAAGATCTTCGATCCATATTTTTCCACCAAACAGGATGGAAGCGGACTGGGTTTAGCCATCAGTTATTCTATTATCAAAAAACATAACGGCCACATCAGGGTAGAATCTCAGCCCGGCAAGGGAACCACATTTCATATTTATCTTCCCGCTCTTGAGAAAGAAATCTTTGCCGTAAAAAAGGTTGTCGAGGTAAAGCTTCACCCTGGTAAAGAGAAAATCCTGGTCATGGATGATCGGCAATCGGTGAGGCATATGCTTGAAGATATGCTGATCGATCTTGGATACGAAGTTGAATCAGCCGGAGAGGGGAGTGAGGCTGTCAGCCTCTATAAGAGAGCCAGAGAATCGGGAAAGGGCTTTGACGCTGTCATCCTGGATTTGACCGTACCGGGAGGCATGGGAGGAAAAGAGACCATCGAGGAGCTTCGTGAAATAGACCCTGAAGTCAAGGCGATTGTCTCAAGCGGCTATTCAACCGATCCGATCCTATCGGATTACCAGTGCTACGGCTTCCGGGGAGCCATCGCCAAGCCATTTGAAATCAAAGCACTCAGCCAGGTAGTGGGTGAAGTGCTGGGTAAAGCATAGCCGGAGACAACTACTCAGGCACAAAGGGGCAAAGGCACAGAGGCACAAAGTTACCTTTGGGCTATTTGATGCTCAACTGCCCGATTACAGTGCTCAAAGAGATTAAGCTTTTTAAAGGGTTAGGGGTCCAGGACAGGGTCCCTCGTGGCATGGTCAGGATGCCCATGCCACTCTTTCTCTCTCTTCGTGTTCTTCGTGTCCCCCTTCTTGTCTTATGTATCATATCTTCTTTTCCCCTTTGTGCCTCTGTGCCTGAGTATCCTATAAACGGCTTAGAACTGAACTTTTCCAGAGGAGTCAGGAGTCAGGAGTCAGAATTCAGAATTCAGAAGGAGGTATGGACCATCTTAAGTAAGGAGTTCTTTTACCTTACTTCTGGCTTCTGGCTCCTGACTTCTGAACTTCTGGCTCCTGGCTTCTGACTTCTGACTCCTGAGCAAAAAGTTCAATATTCACCCGTTCGCAGTATAGTTACCATTTTTCAAGATTTACTGTGACTGTCGAATGATTGCCGCTTCACTTGGCAATGGGCTCGATAAGCTTACCTGCGCCGCAGCACCCTGCCCTGCCCCGGAAGGATGGAACCGTCCTCCTCAAGGCATATCCGGCCATTGATCATGACCAGCCGGATGCCGGTAGGGTAGCGGAACGGGTCCTGGTAGGTGGCTTGGTCGGCAATGCATGCAGGATCAAACAGTACGAGGTCTGCGGTCATTCCTTCTCTGATCAGGCCGCGATCCGGGATGCCGAGCTTTTGGCAGGGGAGGGCGGTCATTTTGCGCACCGCCTCTTCCAGGGTGAGGATGTGTTTTTCACGCCAGAACTCTCCGATCACCCGGCTGAAGGTGCCAAAGGCGCGCGGGTGGGGCTTGCCGATGCGCAAAGGTCCCGTGGCAGCTCTCGAGCTGCTGTCCGAGCCGATCATGGCCAGGGGATGCTGAAGGATTCTGGCCAGATTGTGCTCGCTCATGGCGAACTGGATAATTTCGACCTGGGTCCGCTCATCCCGCAGAAGGTCAAGAGCGGCCTCAGCCCAGGATACCTTTTGATAATCTGCAATCTGGGCAAGATTGAGTCCTTCCCGGTCTTTATGAGCCTCCCCGGCCACCAGGGAAATGAATATCGAGGCCCCGTAATCCTCTTCCGGATGCCTGGTCAGGAGCTGCTGAATCAGCTCGCGCCGGACCGAAGGGTCCGAAAGCCGCTGCACAATGGCTTCACTCCCTCCGCTTTGGGCCCAATCGGGCAGCAGGGACTGAAGGCTGGTCTGGACAGCCAGGTAGGGATAGCGGTCAAAGGTGACATCGACGCCCTGCTGCCTGACCGATTCGATCAATGCCAGGGCGTGGTCCAGTTTTCCCCAGTTCTCGCGGCCAAAGGTCTTGAGGTGAGAGATTTGCAGCGATACCCTGGATTCTCTGGCTATGATCAGGATCTCATAGAGGGCTTCCAGAAGGCCATCCCCCTCGTTTCGGATGTGGGTGGTCAGGATGCCTCCTGCCTGGCTGACCCTGCTGGCCAGTCCGATCAGTTCCTCTTTTTTGGCAAAGCAGGCCGGAGCGTAGAACAGGCCGCTCGATAAGCCGAAAGCGCCGCAGGCCAAAGCCTCATCCACCCACGCTTCCATGCGGGCCATCTGGCCGGATGAGGGCATTTGGTCGCCAAACCCCATGCATGAGGCCCGGAGGGTATTATGGCCGATGAGGAAAACATAATTGAGGGAGGGTGCAGAGGCCTCGACCATGGTGAGGTATTCGGGGAAAGAATGCCAGGTGAGGGCAAGGCCGTAGAGTCCCTCGTATTCCGGTTTTCTTTCCTCAAGCAGCGGTGAATACATGGGCGCAGCCGAATAGCCGCAGTTTCCCACCACTTCGGTGGTGACTCCCTGCCGGAGCTTGCTCTCGGCCCGGTGATCGATGAGAAGGGTATAGTCCGAGTGGCCGTGCATGTCCACAAACCCGGGTGAAAGGACCATACCCCGGGCATCGATAACCCTGCGGGCAGTCTCTTCGGGCTGTGTGGCAGGTTCTCCTCCCCTGCCGGTCCAGGCTATCCGCTCGCCAATAACGCCAACATCTCCCGTATAGGCTGCCTGGCCTGTGCCGTCAACAATTTGAGCATTTCGTATCAGGATATCGTACTTCGTCATACCGTACATAGTCAGCAGGCTACCCCTCCCCGCCCTGATTCAGCCCGGTTGGCCCGCTGGTCCCCCTGGCCTGACTGTCCTGTCTGTTGACCTGCTTGGGTGCTGCCGGGGAAGTAGGAGAACTGGCGGATTTGCCGCTATACAGCCGCATATAGCAGCCATAATTCTTCAGCACCTTTTTGACATAGTTTCGGGTCTCCTTGTAGGAGAGCATTTCCACGAATTCATCGAGGTTGACAGTATTGTATTGATTGCGCCACCGCTTCAGGGTCTCTTCTCCGGCGTTGTACGATATGAGGGTGTACACCAGATTGCCATCAAACCGCTGGAGCAGGTCAGCCAGGTACCAGCAGCCAAAGGCGATGTTGACATCCGGCTCGTAGAGCTGTTCTACCTCGAAATTCTGGCCTCCGAAGGCATTGATCCGGCTGGCGATCATCCTGGCCGTACTGGGGATGATCTGCATCAGCCCATAGGCGCGGGCGCTGGACAGGCTCAGGGGATCGAACATGCTCTCCTGCCGCATGAGAGCGCACACGATCAGGGGATCAAGGCCATACCTGCCTGCATGCCGTTCGATGGAGTCCCAGTAGATGAGGGGGTAGAGCAATTCCAGCACATCCGCATAGCTTTCCGACCTGCCTTGCCGGGCAAGTGACTGCTGGCAGCGGGAGCCTGCCAGGACCGCCTCACGGTTCATGCCCGCCCTCCGGGCCAGTTTACTCAGGTTATACCAGTAGCCGGGATCGGATTCCTGCGCCTCGACCAGGATCCCGATCTCTCCGGATGCCTCTTCCTTCAGCCCGTATTCCAGAAGCTTCCGGGCCCGGACCAGGTGAAAGCGGACATCCTCCGAATAGCTGACCCCGGTGATTTCAACCTGGCCGGGAAAAGAGTCCAGGAGGGCAGGGGCGTTCCATTTTTCGACCCGCTGCTGTGCCCACCAGGTATAATAAGAATAGTAGCCGTCATTGGCAATGGTCTGGTAGAGCGAGAGGGCTGCCGGTGAGTCCTGGCTCTTTTCCGCCGCCCTGGCCTGCCAGTATAAAAGCTGATGTTTGTCCTGATGCTCTTCGACCTTGGTCAAACCATCTTTGAAGCGCTGCCGGGCTTCCTGATATTTCCCCTGCTGATAGTAGCCCCAGCCGATTCTCCAGAGGGACTCAGGGTAATAGCTGCTCTTGGGGAAATTCCGGACCAGGCTTTCGAAGCTGGCAATGGCCTTCGGGTAATTCCGGTTCTGCTCATGAATCCGCCCAATCATGTACCACGCCTTGTCCGCCGCGCCTGCCCTGCGGGGAAAATCTTTTACCACTTTCTCGTAGGCGTCAATAGCCTCTGCGTCCCGGTCCTGGTTCCAGAGGGTGTTTCCGATGAGCAGCAAAGCTTCTGCAGCGTCATCGGAGCCGGGATAGAGCCGGACCATGCGGCGCAGGGTTTCCAGGGCCTGATCCTTGTTCCCCAATTTAGTATGGCAACTGGCCTCCTGAAAGAGAAGATGCGCCCGGCAACCAGGGGAAAGCGATGGCTGCTTTCGAAACTCTGCGATCCGGCGCAGGGCTTCTTCATAGCAGCGCCCCCTGATCTGTGCCTGGATCATTTCCATCCGGTCCTCTTCGGAAAAGGTCAGGGGGGGAAGGTGATACTCTTTCTCCAGTTCCTGGTTGCACATGATGCTCAGACGGGCATACTCGCCGCCGGGAAACTGGACCAGGATTTTCTTCAGGATGTCCCTCGTCTCGGTCCACTTTTTTTCATCGATCAGGGAGAGGGCTGTCTGGAAGAGGATATACTCCTTTTTGTCAGGTACAAGGTCCAGACTTTTCTGATAATAAACCCGTGCTTTATCATATTGCCGGAGAAAAAAATAGATGTCAGCCACTTTCAGCGTGGCCTTGGGCGTAAACCTGCTCTGCGGGTATTGGGCAAGGAGCTTCTCGAAGGTGGCGATTGCCTGCTCACGGTCGCCAAGCTCTTCCAGGGACCTGGCCAGATAGTAGAGAACATAGTCCATCAGTTCGGGATTTTCAGAGCGCGCTGCTTCGAGGTATCGCCTGGCCGGTGAATAGCTTCCCCGGTGAAACTCCCTGACGCCCTGGCTGAAGTTATTGTTTACCGGAGGAGAATCTTTCAGTGAATCATCCTTGTAAGCGGACCTGTTCTGAGCTGATGCGGACCGGGATCGGCCGGGTCGGCTCGATCGGCCGCTTTTTTCAGTTTTCGATGACTTCTTCCCGCTGTGCCGGTCACTTTGCCTGCTGCGCTGGGCAGACCAGGAGTCGTGGTGGCAGAGCAGAGTCGTCATCAGTCCGATCATCAGGATAAGAAGTAAGGCCGGGAATGTTTTTCTATCGATTAGCTTTTTGATCACTGCTGCTCTCGTGGAAATTTTCCCCTGAATACACACCACCCATTAAATCTGCGGCCAGTCAGGCTCGACCAAGAGATCGCCCTCCAAGCACTCTCCCGTTTGCCATCACCATTTCGATCCGCACCTGTTCATCCATGACCACAAGGTCTGCGTCTCCTCCCGGAGCCAGGATACCTTTTCGGCTCTCGATCCCCAAAAGAACTGCCGGATTCCAGGTGGCCAGCCGGATTGCCTGGGTCAGGGTGCAGCCGGTGGCCGCCTGAAAGATGCGGATAGCATCATCCATCGTTATAATGCTGCCAGCGAGTTGATCCGAATCGATGGTCAGCACCCTGTCTTCTTCCAGCCGGACCTGCCTGTCCCACAGCGGGTAAGTACCCGGCGGAAGCCCTGCAACCGGGCTTGCATCGGTAATGAGGATTACCCCCTCCTCTCCCTTTTGCCGCCAGAGCAGCCGTAAAGCAGCAGGATGAACATGCAGGCCATCGGCGATAATATCGGCTGATATTCCCCTGATATCCAAAGCCGCGCCCACAGCACCCGGCTCGCGCTGATGCAGACCGCGAAGGGCATTGAAGGTGTGGGTAACATGCCGGAGCCCTTCCCTGACTGCCTGCCTGACCTCAAGATAGGTGGCATTGGAGTGGCCGAGCGAGACGACCACCTTTCGCTCATCCAGCCATCGGATAACCTCCATCGAGTTAAGCAATTCCGGTGCCAGAGTCATCATTTTCACTGTTCCGGCAGAACAGGCGAGGAATGATTCAACCTTTTCGACAGAGGGAGTACCCAAATACTGCTCATTGTGTACTCCCCGGTAAGCAGCATTCAGGAACGGCCCTTCCAGATGAATGCCCAGAAAGGAGGAAGAATATTCCGTGTTCATCCAGGCTTTTGGCAGTTGCTCCAGGACTGTGCGCAATTTTTGGTCAGGCAGGGAGATGATCGCAGGCAAAAAGGCAGTAGTCCCGTGGGCCAGATGAAAAGCGACGATTTTCCTGATTGCCTCCGGGGTTGCCTCGGCAAAGTCGCAGCCTCTGGCTCCGTGAAGATGAACATCAATGAAGCCGGGGCAGATGATTTTCCCCCTTACATCGAAAACTGTCGCCCCTTCGGAGAGAGTGATTTCTTCCGTCCGGCCAATCTTCTGGATTGTTCGATCATTGATCAGGATTGTGCCGTTTTCGATCTCTTCAAGGGGAGTGATGATTCTACCGTGGATGAGGGCAATCATGGTCTCTTGAGCAAAAAAAGAAGCGGGCAGAGCCCGCATGCGCAGGGGTCATAATTTATATGACAGCTTCCGTAAAAGTCCGTGTCTGGCCTGCCGGTCTTTTTCCTGCTCGACCCCCTTGGGCTGATAGCCGTCAATGACTCCCATCACCCCCCGGCCCTGAGCGGTCCTGGCAATCACCACTTCGACAGGATTGGCCGTAGCGCAAAAGATCGAGCATACCTCAGGGCATGCCTTGATGGCATTCAGCACATTGATCGGATAGGCGTCTTTGAGAAAGATCAGGAATACGTGACCAGCGGCAATTTTTTGCAGATTGGCGCAGGCAGCCTCCTGCAAGCTCTGATCATTCCCTTCGAACCGGATCAGGCAGTCCGCTGATGCTTCGGTAAAGGCCAGACCGAATTTGGCCTGCGGGCAGGTGGTGCGGATAATTTCATATAAATCCTCGACGGTCTTGATAAAGTGGGTCTGACCCAGGATACAATTGCTTCCTTCCGGAATGGATACGGTAATTGTTTCAAATTCCATAAGATTTCCCCTGTAAGCTAATATTTTTATGAGTATAATATATTTACTTCGCTCTTATGGGAAAGACGACACGGCGGTGTTGCATTTCTCCCGCACAGACGCTGAGACGCAGAGGATATCATTTTCGGTCATTCTCTGCGCCTCTGCGTCTCTGCGGGAGATCATTCTTCTATCTTTACATTCCCCAGATGGCAATACTTTTGTTTTGGTATTTCTCTTTCCGCCTGAATATCTTTTCCTCCCACTTTTTCCCTTCACTCCGGTCAAAGATCACCAGATGGCCTTGATCCGCAGTACATCGGTCCATGTATTCCATTATCTGTTTAAGTCCTTGCTCGATAGTATTATCGAGCGATTTATGGAGTATCTTAAGCTCGATCACCACCTTTTGGATACCACCTGTGTAAGGCCAGATAATAAGGAGATCGGTCCGCATCCTGCCAAGGCCGTATTCCCTCTCGATGCGGCCTCCGCCATTGATGATCCTCTGGAGAAAGGCTTGCAGCAGTAATTGAGGCCCTGCCTCTTTGTACTGAAACCGTTCTACCCAGTGCTCCGAATGTTCACGGAAAAATTCCTGAAATGAGCCAAGAAGCTTGTCCATATCGAGTCGCCTGTCATCCGGACTGATATACCACGAAGGCTGCTCCGAGATGGTGACCTGGGTGCTGTAGGTCAGCTCTCTGGGAATCACCTCCTGATAGAGCCGGTTTGCTATGCGCAATTGCCCGTCAACTCTCACCAACCCCAAGTCTATCACATACGACAGGTCTTCCACGGGAATCTGCTCCGGTTCTTTAAGCCCCTCCAATATTGGCTCAATCACCCGCCGGACCCGCGCTTCTTGCAGTTTGTCAGCCAACTGGTCGATGTGGGTGTCCCTTCTCAGAATGATATTTTCTTTGGCCTGTTGAATCATCTCGGCTGTAATTGGCTTACTTCGGTCAAGTCCCTCCTTTATTTTAAAGCAAACCTCATAGCCCAGGGCATTGAGCAGCCAGGGCTGACCCTGGGTCAAGTCCCAAGCCATGTCCAGGGCCTCTTGAGTAAATTCCTGTCCCGTATCTTCCGTGTGCTCTCTATAAAGAGCTATTACCTCGTCCCTGGAAAAGTTACCAAGACGAAGAGATTCCGCTTTTACATTAAAAGCACTTCCTCCGGTAATAATCGCTTTATCCCTGGCAGAATGTATCCGGTAGTCTCTTACATCCCTGACGCCGCACAGTATGATGCTTTGAGGAAACAGGCCGGGACGCATATCATAACCTGCCCGTAATTGGCGTAACACGGAAATCAATGTATCGCCCACAAGCGAATCAATTTCATCGATCAAAAGGATCAAAGGAAGTGGGCTCTCTTTGGCCCACAGGGAGAGCAAGGTATTGAACGCACCATATTCCCCGCTTGTTTCCAGCACCTGCTGCCAACAAGATTCGGGAAAACCATCGCGAAGAAAATGGAAGGCCCTCGAAGACAGAGCGGACAGTATGGCCCTCATGCCTTGCCGCACATCCTCTCTGGCAGCCTGAGCCGACTCCACATTGATGTAAAGGCACCGATAGCTGCCGGTAGCGTTGAGATAATCCATCAGGGCGAGAAGACAGGATGTTTTCCCTGTCTGCCTCGGGGCATGCAAGACAAAATATTTTTTCTGGGCAATCAGGGAGAGTATTTCAGTGAGGTCAAGCCTGCCAAGTGGAGGCAAACAATAATGCTCCTCGCACCTTACCGGCCCGGCCGTATTGAAAAAACGCATCTTTCTTCGTACCTCTCTCAGTCAGCCATCCAGTCATCTTGTGTATGGTTAAAAGATCACACGAGGCTACTCTTTCATTCTATTCGACAAACTTGAGAAATGTCAACGAGAATATCAGATGTCAGATGTGAAGAATCACCTTTACAATCAGGAGTAAAAGTAGTATCTTCAAGGAAAGACAAGATAATACAGACTGACCAATCATGGTTTCACTCGAGGGAAGATAGCAACAATGACCACGCAAAAAGAAAAGGAATTACTGCAGAAGGAAATAGACAGCCTTAATGAGGAGATCAGGGCTCTGGGTTATAAGCTCGGCGGGCTGCTGAACGTGGATTGCTCTTTTGGTTCCTGCACCTTTGATCCTGAAGCAGACAGCATCCAGGAGAAACTGCAGGAGGTCCAGGAGAAGAGAGCCCTGCTGGAGCGGCTCAGGGAAAATATCGATTCCTGCCTGACAACATAGCCCACGATGATTATCCTACATCAGAGCCGCCTTATTCCCTCGGCCAGCTCTTCCATACCCAGGCGGTTTTTGATGATAATCCGGTTGCCGTCCGATTGAATCAAGCCCTGTTTCACCATTTTAGCCAGAATGCGGGACAGGGTTTCAGGGATCGTGCCCAGCAGGCAGGCCAGTTGCCGTTTGGTGATATCCAGGGCAAGATCGTTGGCCGCTTCGTTCCGCTCGCTCAGATACAAGAGATACGCGGCCAGCCGTGCAGGGACTTCCTTGAGGGAGAGGCTGTCGATCAAGGCAGTGAGCTTGCGAAGCCGTTGGGAAAGGACAGCCAGCATATTCATGGCCAGGGAAGGGTTTTTCCTGATGAGATCGACAAAGGCCGGACGGGGAAAGAACAGGATCCGGCTTTCCTCGATAGCCTCGGCATGTGCCGGGAAACGTTGACCTGCAAAGACCGCCACCTCCCCGAAAGGCTCTCCGGCTTCAGCGATATGGATGATCTGCTCTTTGCCCTCGGCTGAGAGCTTGAAAATTTTGACCCTGCCTGAAATAACAAGGTAGAATCCCGCCCCTTCCTCATTTTCGGAAAAGATCGTTTGCCCTCGTCGGATGATCTGGTCTACGGCAATATTGGATAATGCCTCGTACTGGTCCCTGGTCAGGCCCTCAAAAAGTGGAATAGCTGAAATATTTTTCATTGAGCTCATCGATGACTGCTCCTCTTCTGTACTGCTTTTCTTCATCTTTTTCTCCACAGTATAAAATCCGAGGCCGATGATCAAGAAAAAAATTCTCAAATCCTCATCTGCCCGTTAATTACTGGCCATTGGAGGGGAGAGGAGGCGAAAAATCCCCAGGAGCAGGGTTGACAATTAGGTACCTATAAAATATAATTTTATGTTTACCGCTCATAAGGAGTAATATGCCTGCGCCTTGAGAAAATGGGGCGGATTGGATATTTCGGTACCAAGAAAGAAGCAGAGAGAAACCTGAACATGAGAATCATTCGAGGATTAAAATGCCTGGACCCGAATGTCCGGAATGTGGTACTCACGCTGGGCAATTTTGACGGATTGCATCTGGGGCATCAGAAGATCCTTCAGACAGTGATCGATCGGGCGAGAAAATCAGGGGCATACAGCATGGTTTTTACCTTTGAGCCGCACCCGTTGAAAATTCTTGCTCCTGACCGATGTCCTCCGCTTCTGACTACCTTCCACGAGAAGATGAAACTGTTTCAGAAGATGGACCTCGATATTGTTCTCTTTGCCCGGTTTACCGAAGAATTCGCCAGTCAGCATGCGGAGGAGTTTATTCAGCATATCCTCTGGGATAAATTGCAGGTCAAGGAGATCTATATAGGCTATAATCATACGTTTGGCCGGGGCGGCAGGGGGACCATCGCCATGCTCGAGGAATTCTCCCGCCAGTATCCCTTTCGGGTGCAGGTGGTGGATGAAGTGGTCATTCAGGGGGAAAACGTCAGCAGCACGGCCATTCGGAATTACATCCGGGAGGGTAACCTGGAGAAGGCGAATCTCCTGCTGGGCAGGCCCTACACCTTGACCGGCAAGGTCGTACCGGGGTGTGGCCGGGGAAGAAAGCTCGGATTTCCCACAGCCAACATTGCTCCGGGCATCAAGCTGATTCCCAGATCCGGAGTCTATCTGGCCAGGGTCCCGATACACGGGAAGATTTATAACGGATTGGCCAATATCGGCTTCAAGCCTACCTTTCAGGATTCTCCGCCGGGAGTGGAGGTCTATATTTTTGATCTCCAGGCTGACCTCTACAATCAATACCTGGAGATTGAGCTGATCAAGCGCATCCGCGACGAGATATCTTTTCCCAATGTCGGATCGTTGGTTCAGCAAATCGAGCGGGATGTCAGGGATGCTCATCAAATTTTCAAGGATGAAGAGAAACAGTCATAATGC
This portion of the bacterium genome encodes:
- a CDS encoding D-aminoacylase, which codes for MTKYDILIRNAQIVDGTGQAAYTGDVGVIGERIAWTGRGGEPATQPEETARRVIDARGMVLSPGFVDMHGHSDYTLLIDHRAESKLRQGVTTEVVGNCGYSAAPMYSPLLEERKPEYEGLYGLALTWHSFPEYLTMVEASAPSLNYVFLIGHNTLRASCMGFGDQMPSSGQMARMEAWVDEALACGAFGLSSGLFYAPACFAKKEELIGLASRVSQAGGILTTHIRNEGDGLLEALYEILIIARESRVSLQISHLKTFGRENWGKLDHALALIESVRQQGVDVTFDRYPYLAVQTSLQSLLPDWAQSGGSEAIVQRLSDPSVRRELIQQLLTRHPEEDYGASIFISLVAGEAHKDREGLNLAQIADYQKVSWAEAALDLLRDERTQVEIIQFAMSEHNLARILQHPLAMIGSDSSSRAATGPLRIGKPHPRAFGTFSRVIGEFWREKHILTLEEAVRKMTALPCQKLGIPDRGLIREGMTADLVLFDPACIADQATYQDPFRYPTGIRLVMINGRICLEEDGSILPGQGRVLRRR
- a CDS encoding tetratricopeptide repeat protein, producing MIKKLIDRKTFPALLLILMIGLMTTLLCHHDSWSAQRSRQSDRHSGKKSSKTEKSGRSSRPGRSRSASAQNRSAYKDDSLKDSPPVNNNFSQGVREFHRGSYSPARRYLEAARSENPELMDYVLYYLARSLEELGDREQAIATFEKLLAQYPQSRFTPKATLKVADIYFFLRQYDKARVYYQKSLDLVPDKKEYILFQTALSLIDEKKWTETRDILKKILVQFPGGEYARLSIMCNQELEKEYHLPPLTFSEEDRMEMIQAQIRGRCYEEALRRIAEFRKQPSLSPGCRAHLLFQEASCHTKLGNKDQALETLRRMVRLYPGSDDAAEALLLIGNTLWNQDRDAEAIDAYEKVVKDFPRRAGAADKAWYMIGRIHEQNRNYPKAIASFESLVRNFPKSSYYPESLWRIGWGYYQQGKYQEARQRFKDGLTKVEEHQDKHQLLYWQARAAEKSQDSPAALSLYQTIANDGYYSYYTWWAQQRVEKWNAPALLDSFPGQVEITGVSYSEDVRFHLVRARKLLEYGLKEEASGEIGILVEAQESDPGYWYNLSKLARRAGMNREAVLAGSRCQQSLARQGRSESYADVLELLYPLIYWDSIERHAGRYGLDPLIVCALMRQESMFDPLSLSSARAYGLMQIIPSTARMIASRINAFGGQNFEVEQLYEPDVNIAFGCWYLADLLQRFDGNLVYTLISYNAGEETLKRWRNQYNTVNLDEFVEMLSYKETRNYVKKVLKNYGCYMRLYSGKSASSPTSPAAPKQVNRQDSQARGTSGPTGLNQGGEG
- the nagA gene encoding N-acetylglucosamine-6-phosphate deacetylase, producing the protein MRALPASFFAQETMIALIHGRIITPLEEIENGTILINDRTIQKIGRTEEITLSEGATVFDVRGKIICPGFIDVHLHGARGCDFAEATPEAIRKIVAFHLAHGTTAFLPAIISLPDQKLRTVLEQLPKAWMNTEYSSSFLGIHLEGPFLNAAYRGVHNEQYLGTPSVEKVESFLACSAGTVKMMTLAPELLNSMEVIRWLDERKVVVSLGHSNATYLEVRQAVREGLRHVTHTFNALRGLHQREPGAVGAALDIRGISADIIADGLHVHPAALRLLWRQKGEEGVILITDASPVAGLPPGTYPLWDRQVRLEEDRVLTIDSDQLAGSIITMDDAIRIFQAATGCTLTQAIRLATWNPAVLLGIESRKGILAPGGDADLVVMDEQVRIEMVMANGRVLGGRSLGRA
- a CDS encoding adenosine-specific kinase, which codes for MEFETITVSIPEGSNCILGQTHFIKTVEDLYEIIRTTCPQAKFGLAFTEASADCLIRFEGNDQSLQEAACANLQKIAAGHVFLIFLKDAYPINVLNAIKACPEVCSIFCATANPVEVVIARTAQGRGVMGVIDGYQPKGVEQEKDRQARHGLLRKLSYKL
- a CDS encoding ATP-binding protein; this encodes MRFFNTAGPVRCEEHYCLPPLGRLDLTEILSLIAQKKYFVLHAPRQTGKTSCLLALMDYLNATGSYRCLYINVESAQAAREDVRQGMRAILSALSSRAFHFLRDGFPESCWQQVLETSGEYGAFNTLLSLWAKESPLPLILLIDEIDSLVGDTLISVLRQLRAGYDMRPGLFPQSIILCGVRDVRDYRIHSARDKAIITGGSAFNVKAESLRLGNFSRDEVIALYREHTEDTGQEFTQEALDMAWDLTQGQPWLLNALGYEVCFKIKEGLDRSKPITAEMIQQAKENIILRRDTHIDQLADKLQEARVRRVIEPILEGLKEPEQIPVEDLSYVIDLGLVRVDGQLRIANRLYQEVIPRELTYSTQVTISEQPSWYISPDDRRLDMDKLLGSFQEFFREHSEHWVERFQYKEAGPQLLLQAFLQRIINGGGRIEREYGLGRMRTDLLIIWPYTGGIQKVVIELKILHKSLDNTIEQGLKQIMEYMDRCTADQGHLVIFDRSEGKKWEEKIFRRKEKYQNKSIAIWGM
- a CDS encoding Crp/Fnr family transcriptional regulator, which translates into the protein MKKSSTEEEQSSMSSMKNISAIPLFEGLTRDQYEALSNIAVDQIIRRGQTIFSENEEGAGFYLVISGRVKIFKLSAEGKEQIIHIAEAGEPFGEVAVFAGQRFPAHAEAIEESRILFFPRPAFVDLIRKNPSLAMNMLAVLSQRLRKLTALIDSLSLKEVPARLAAYLLYLSERNEAANDLALDITKRQLACLLGTIPETLSRILAKMVKQGLIQSDGNRIIIKNRLGMEELAEGIRRL
- a CDS encoding bifunctional riboflavin kinase/FAD synthetase, which translates into the protein MRIIRGLKCLDPNVRNVVLTLGNFDGLHLGHQKILQTVIDRARKSGAYSMVFTFEPHPLKILAPDRCPPLLTTFHEKMKLFQKMDLDIVLFARFTEEFASQHAEEFIQHILWDKLQVKEIYIGYNHTFGRGGRGTIAMLEEFSRQYPFRVQVVDEVVIQGENVSSTAIRNYIREGNLEKANLLLGRPYTLTGKVVPGCGRGRKLGFPTANIAPGIKLIPRSGVYLARVPIHGKIYNGLANIGFKPTFQDSPPGVEVYIFDLQADLYNQYLEIELIKRIRDEISFPNVGSLVQQIERDVRDAHQIFKDEEKQS